Proteins encoded in a region of the Nicotiana tomentosiformis chromosome 9, ASM39032v3, whole genome shotgun sequence genome:
- the LOC104106202 gene encoding suberization-associated anionic peroxidase-like produces the protein MGCGATHLSLALSLMALALAGISIYKNTHVATVMEDFDTKIESESNILEQNSDMLSQDFCIFAAVGSVVAEAIRRERRMGASLIRLFFHDCFVDGCDGGILLNDIPGRFQGEKSSPPNDNSVRGYEVIDQAKQRIKNLCPGKAVSCADILALAARDSVALLGGIPYPVRLGRRDARTANFTGSLTQLPAPFDDLNTQLKKFRAKGMSPREMVALAGAHTIGFARCVTMCDDNNINPAMKSTLKCNCPVNNNDTNLVPLDLVTPNFFDKAYYDDLNRNQGLLFSDQVLTGNSTTNDFVRSYSNNGFLFLRDFNAAMTKMGDLPPSPGAQLEIRDVCSRVNGNSIADM, from the exons ATGGGTTGTGGTGCAACTCATTTGAGCTTGGCACTTAGCCTTATGGCTCTTGCCCTTGCTGGCATCTCTATATACAAGAACACACATGTAGCCACAGTTATGGAAGATTTTGATACGAAAATAGAGTCAGAGAGCAATATTTTGGAGCAAAATTCAGACATGTTATCTCAGGATTTTTGCATATTTGCAGCTGTTGGATCAGTTGTGGCTGAAGCCATTAGGAGAGAGAGGCGAATGGGTGCGTCTCTCATTCGTCTCTTCTTCCACGATTGCTTTGTCGAT GGATGTGATGGGGGTATTCTTCTAAATGATATTCCCGGAAGATTTCAAGGAGAAAAATCTTCGCCACCAAATGATAATTCAGTAAGAGGTTATGAAGTAATAGATCAGGCTAAACAAAGGATAAAAAATTTGTGCCCTGGCAAAGCTGTTTCTTGTGCAGATATCCTAGCTCTTGCTGCTCGCGACTCTGTTGCTTTg CTGGGAGGAATACCATACCCAGTGCGACTAGGCCGAAGAGACGCAAGAACTGCAAATTTCACAGGCTCATTAACACAACTTCCTGCACCATTCGACGATCTCAACACCCAATTAAAGAAATTCCGCGCAAAGGGAATGTCGCCCAGGGAAATGGTAGCGTTGGCCGGAGCACATACGATAGGTTTCGCGAGGTGCGTTACAATGTGTGACGACAACAATATCAATCCAGCTATGAAATCAACACTAAAGTGTAATTGTCCTGTCAATAACAACGACACCAATTTGGTACCACTAGATTTGGTAACTCCTAATTTTTTCGACAAGGCTTATTACGATGATTTAAACAGGAATCAGGGACTTCTTTTTTCGGACCAAGTGCTTACAGGGAATAGTACTACTAATGACTTTGTTAGAAGCTATAGTAACAATGGTTTTCTTTTCTTACGTGACTTCAATGCTGCCATGACTAAAATGGGGGACTTGCCTCCCTCTCCTGGTGCTCAATTGGAAATTCGCGATGTCTGCAGCAGGGTCAATGGGAATTCGATCGCGGACAtgtga